In Erigeron canadensis isolate Cc75 chromosome 7, C_canadensis_v1, whole genome shotgun sequence, one DNA window encodes the following:
- the LOC122607657 gene encoding ABC transporter A family member 2-like produces MELQKGYKLLIQQYKALFTKNLLLAWRNKRATFLQLFSSIFFIFLLFLIQKAIEARFGSSTAFESVRDPKSLIDPPIPPCEDKYYTKLPCFDFVWSGSDSARIRSIVDRIRDNNPGRPIPSDKVKSFRTKTDVDAWLFANPMTCPGALHFVDRTATVISYGLQTNSTPVAKRGDFEDPTFKFQIPLQIAAEREIARSLIGDPSFSWVVNLKEFAHPVVQTFSSVGTVGPSFFLAIAMFGFVLQISSLIVEKELKLRQSMAMMGLYDTAYWLSWLTWEGIITLLSSLFTVLFGRMFQFDFFLHNSFAVVFLVFFLFQLNMVGFAFMFSSFISKSTSSTSVGFSVYIVGFLTQVVTAFGFPYSDNFSDTYRTIWSFYPPNLLAKALQLLSDATATPEDPGISWASIGRCAPNDTDCLITVNDIYVWLLGTFILWVALAIYFDNIFPNSSGVRKSTFYFLNPGYWSGKGGNRVKEGQICSCMRSLPAIEHTSPDDEDVLEEENIVKQQHREGAVDPNLAVQIHGLVKVYPGGTNVGCCTCKKSAPYHALKGLWVNFPKDQLFCLLGPNGAGKTTAINCLTGITPVTEGDALIYGHSIRSSIGMSNIQKMIGVCPQFDILWDALSGQEHLYLFASIKGLPPASLTMVVQKSLAEVKLTESARVRARSYSGGMKRRLSVAIALIGEPKLVILDEPTTGMDPITRRHVWDIIENAKKGRAVILTTHSMEEADILSDRIGIMTKGRLRCIGNSIRLKSRFGTGYIANISFSGTNGDVNPATHHEEVKLFFKDCLDVLPKEENKSFLTFVIPHDKEGLLTNFFEELENRKGEFSISDIQLSLTTLEEVFLNIAKQAEFESAAAEGRFTTFTLSSGTSLQIPVGARYIGIPGTISSENPRGTMVEVFWEQDDAGTLCISGHSNETPIPPHVQLGDISSHNPRRNFLRRSEQPRGIVIDPNEVANPTS; encoded by the exons ATGGAATTACAAAAAGGATACAAACTATTAATCCAACAATACAAAGCATTATTCACCAAAAACTTACTACTAGCATGGAGAAACAAAAGAGCAACATTCCTTCAATTATTTTCCTCaattttcttcatatttttgctTTTTCTTATACAAAAAGCAATCGAAGCTCGTTTCGGTTCTTCCACTGCTTTCGAAAGCGTACGTGATCCGAAATCTCTTATCGATCCGCCAATTCCTCCATGTGAGGATAAGTATTATACTAAGCTTCcttgttttgattttgtttggaGTGGAAGTGATAGTGCTAGAATTCGATCAATTGTCGATCGAATTCGGGATAATAATCCTGGTAGACCTATTCCTTCTGATAAG GTCAAATCATTTCGAACAAAGACTGACGTGGATGCATGGCTTTTTGCTAATCCCATGACCTGTCCTGGAGCACTGCATTTTGTAGACAGAACTGCTACTGTGATTAGTTACGGTTTACAGACAAACTCTACACCTGTTGCAAAACGAGGAGATTTTGAAGATCCAACATTCAAGTTCCAGATACCACTACAAATTGCTGCTGAACGTGAAATTGCAAGGTCTTTAATAGGAG ATCCAAGTTTCAGTTGGGTTGTCAATCTGAAGGAATTTGCACACCCTGTAGTTCAAACATTCTCTTCTGTGGGCACAGTAGGACCAAGCTTTTTCCTGGCAATTGCCATGTTTGGTTTTGTATTACAGATTAGTTCTTTGATAGTTGAGAAAGAACTTAAGCTTCGCCAG TCGATGGCTATGATGGGTCTTTATGATACTGCTTATTGGTTATCATGGCTTACATGGGAGGGGATCATCACCCTACTTTCATCTCTTTTCACAGTTCTCTTTGGAAGGATGTTTCAATTTGATTTCTTTTTACATAACAGCTTTGCAGTTGTCTTTcttgttttcttccttttccaattaaACATG GTTGGTTTTGCGTTTATGTTTTCATCATTCATCAGCAAATCCACTTCTTCCACAAGCGTTGGCTTTTCCGTGTATATAGTTGGATTTCTGACACAG GTCGTTACGGCATTTGGTTTTCCCTACAGTGACAACTTCTCTGACACATACAGGACCATCTGGTCTTTCTACCCTCCTAATCTTCTTGCTAAAGCCCTTCAGTTGCTTTCTGATGCTACTGCCACTCCTGAAGATCCTGGTATCAGCTGGGCCAGTATAGGAAGGTGTGCGCCGAATGACACGGACTGTCTAATAACAGTG AATGATATCTATGTATGGCTTTTAGGAACATTTATATTGTGGGTTGCTCTGGCAATCTACTTCGATAATATATTCCCCAACTCTTCAGGTGTAAGGAAATCAACTTTCTACTTTCTGAACCCTGGATATTGGTCAGGGAAAGGTGGAAACAGGGTTAAAG AGGGTCAGATTTGTAGTTGCATGCGATCTCTTCCAGCGATAGAACATACATCACCAGATGATGAGGATGTACTTGAAGAGGAAAACATTGTGAAGCAACAACATAGAGAAGGTGCTGTTGACCCAAATCTTGCAGTTCAGATACATGGGCTCGTCAAAGTATATCCTGGAGGAACTAATGTTGGTTGTTGTACTTGCAAGAAAAGTGCACCTTATCATGCACTCAAG GGTTTATGGGTGAACTTTCCAAAGGATCAACTATTTTGTCTTTTAGGACCCAATGGAGCTGGAAAAACTACTGCAATCAATTGCTTAACTGGAATTACCCCAGTCACCGAAGGAGATG CTCTTATCTATGGTCATTCCATCCGAAGCTCTATTGGCATGTCAAATATCCAGAAAATGATAGGTGTATGCCCCCAG TTTGATATTCTTTGGGATGCACTATCTGGTCAAGAGCACCTCTATCTATTTGCTAGTATCAAGGGTCTCCCCCCTGCTTCACTTACGATG GTTGTGCAAAAATCGCTGGCTGAGGTGAAACTCACTGAGTCAGCCCGAGTGAGAGCTCGTAGCTACAGTGGTGGAATGAAACGCCGCCTTAGTGTTGCTATAGCTCTTATTGGCGAACCAAAGTTGGTCATCTTAGATGAACCG ACTACTGGTATGGACCCAATAACTAGAAGACATGTTTGGGACATTATTGAGAATGCAAAGAAAGGGAGAGCCGTTATTCTTACAACACATTCAATGGAAGAAGCTGATATTTTAAGTGATAGAATAGGAATCATGACAAAAGGCAGGCTTCGCTGCATTGGAAATTCCATCAGGCTAAAATCAAGATTTGGTACCGGATATATTGCTAATATAAGCTTCTCTGGGACAAATGGTGATGTCAATCCTGCAACACATCATGAAGAAGTGAAGCTGTTTTTTAAAGAT TGTTTAGATGTGCTTCCAAAAGAGGAAAATAAGTCGTTCCTTACTTTTGTGATCCCACATGACAAGGAGGGCCTGCTAACG AATTTCTTTGAGGAGCTAGAAAATAGAAAGGGGGAATTCAGTATATCAGATATCCAGCTCAGTCTTACAACTCTTGAAGAAGTCTTCCTCAACATTGCAAAGCAGGCAGAGTTTGAAAGTGCTGCAGCTGAAGGTAGATTCACCACATTCACTTTGAGCTCTGGAACTTCTCTTCAA ATACCAGTTGGAGCAAGATACATAGGAATTccaggaacaatatcatcagaAAATCCAAGAGGTACTATGGTGGAAGTCTTTTGGGAACAAGATGATGCAGGTACCCTCTGCATTTCTGGCCACTCGAACGAAACACCGATACCACCTCATGTCCAACTTGGCGATATTTCATCACACAACCCCAGAAGAAACTTTTTGCGGCGGTCTGAGCAACCTCGTGGGATAGTTATTgatccaaatgaagtggccaatCCAACATCTTGA